The nucleotide sequence GAAGTTGCCAGCCGCGACCGATCTACTGGCGCGCTGGATGCAGAAACTGGTTCAGCAGCAGGTTCCCGCGGAGATTCAGCTCGACCTGCTCAAAGCGGCGAAAGTGAAACAGTCTTCCGAACTCGACCAGCTGATTGCCGCCTTTGATGCAAAACGTCCGCAGGATGACCCGATTGGCGGTTACCTGGAAACGCTGTCTGGCGGGAACGCGTCGCGGGGGCGCGAAATCTTTTTTGGTCGCAGCGATACGTCGTGCCGTCGCTGTCACATGATTAAGAATAACGGAGGCGAAGTGGGGCCCGACCTGTCTGGTATCGGCATCGACAAAGACCGCCGCTATCTGCTGGAAGCGATCGTCGCGCCCAATAAAGCGATCGCCAAAGGATTTGAAACCGCCGTGCTGGCGATGCTGGATGGAAAAGTAATTGTCGGCATTATTCGTAAAGAGACCGACTCCGAGCTGGAGCTGATGGACGCTAAAGGAACGGTCATCCGGGTCGCCAAAGAGGACATTGACGAACGGGCCTCGGGAAAATCAGCGATGCCTGAAGAAATCGTCAAACAGCTCAGTAAAGACGATCTGCGGGACCTGGTCGAATTTCTCAGTCAGCAAAAACAGAAACAGAAAGCCACGTCTACCAAACATGAAGGATAAGTGACCGTTGTTGAAACGGCGCATTAATTATAGAATCGCCTCCTTGTTTTGGGTGGACGTGTCGACTAAAATGAGAGCATAACGAAACAGAGAAACAACCTCTGTCATGTTGATTCAAAATCGTGAGTTGACCCTACAAATATTAAACTGGGGACCAACGAGATTCGGCCGCGTGTATATCCGGTATATCCGGCTCACACAACCCGGGTTATCAGGTTCCCACTTTGCAATCACGGGTTCTAATAACACCCGCGTATGAATCACTTGGCGGAGGTTTTTTATGGGCTTGTTCGACCGGCAGGAATCCGGGAATCTGGAAAAAGCCAAGCCGCTGGCCGCCCGCATGCGACCCCGCTCCCTGGAAGAATTTGTCGGGCAGTCGCACTTTCTGGGCGAAGGTAAACTGCTGCGTCGCATTCTGGCCGCCGACCGCATCGGATCGCTGATCTTTTATGGATCTCCCGGCACAGGCAAGACATCGCTGGCTGAACTCATTGCCCGCCAGTCCAACCGCCGTTTTGAAGCCTTGAATGCGGCCTCCGCCGGCATCAAAGAAGTGCGTGCGGCGCTCGACCGGGCCCGTGACGAGCTGGCGACCGGCGGCAAACAGACGATTCTGTTCATCGACGAACTGCATCACTTCAGCAAAGTCCAGCAGGATGTCCTGCTGCCCGATGTCGAATCGGGCGTAGTCGCTCTGATTGGCGCGACGACATCAAATCCGTTTTTCTCACTGGTTTCCGCCCTCATCAGCCGCAGCCAGATTTTTGAATTCCAACCGCTCACCCCCGAAGAAATTCAAACACTGATGCAGCGGGCACTGCAGGATGAAAAGCGGGGACTGGCCCGCTACAACGTGACTGTCGAACAGGATGCCCTCGACTTTCTGATTGAAGTCTGCGATGGCGATGCACGACGCTCTTTGAATGCGCTGGAAATCGGGGTCCTATCGCTGCATGGATCAGAACGAGTGTTTGATCTGGACGTCGCGCAGGAATCGATTCAGAAAAAGGCGATTCAGTACGACCAGGATGGGGACGCGCATTACGATTCCGCCTCCGCATTGATCAAAAGCATGCGCGGCAGTGATCCGGATGCCGCGTTGTACTGGCTGGCACGGATGATTGAAGCCGGTGAAGACCCGCGATTCCTGGCCCGCCGCATCGTGATTGCCGCCTCGGAAGATGTGGGCAACGCGGACCCGACCGCACTGACTTTGGCCATGTCCGTGTTTAATGCCGTCGAAAAAATCGGTATGCCCGAAGGGCGGATTCTGCTCTCACAGGCAGTCACATATATCGCTACGGCTCCAAAATCGAACGCGTCTTACGTTGCCATCGATGAAGCCCTGCATGACGTGCGCAACAAATCACTGTTGCCGGTTCCCATCCATCTGAAAGACTCGCATTACAAAGGGGCCTCGCAGCTGGGACACGGAGAAGGCTACCAGTATGCCCACGCTGCGGAAGAAGGCTGGGTGGATCAGGATTACCTGGGAGTCGAAAAAGAATACTATCGCCCCGTGGAGCGGGGTTATGAAGCGACGATCCGTAAACGACTGGATGTCTTCAAACAACGGCGCAAAAAAACAGGAACGGATGATGACATCCGTTCCTGACCCCCTCAGTGCATCTCGTCGGCTAGACTGTGTCTAGTTTTACTGTTGCGTCTCCAGGGCCTTTTGGACCGTGTATCATAGATTGAGAGACGCTAAGGTAACTGTGATACGATCTAGATCAGCAGAGTGGTTGCTGTTTCAAACCGACGATTGTGATCGCCTTGGCAACTTCGCGTTCCTGCAGCAACCCTTCCAGGTTGGGCATGAAGTCCACCGACATATACCACTGCATCAGAACATCGAACATGGGCTCGAGAGATTCTTCATCGATCCCGAATTCTTCTTTCATCGGCAGTGCTTCTTCGGGTGACATGTCCTGAAACTGACTGATCAGCAGGAAGTCACCCTCGTTGGACAGATTCAAATGCAGGTTGCGGATTTCTGATGAAAGGAAATGATCCACGGAAATGTGCACGTCCAGTGGCCCCCCCGCCAGATGACGGCGTGCTTCTTCCGGTTGTTCATCGATGATGCGTGCTGCTGATTCGCAGACAGCATACACGACACTTTCATCAACCAGGTCGCCTTCGACGTTCTCACTGGCCAGATGCTTGGCCCAGGTGACAGAGAGCAGATCCAGTTGCACGTGTGGAGGGACACTACGCAGAAACGGAACTTCGGTCAGAAAACCGAATGAATCAAATGGATCATCGCCCACCTGCTTTGCCAGGGCGATTCGCTCCAGAGTATCCATGAACGCAATCCGGAATGCGATGTAGCTTAGAAATGTTTGAGGCAGGACGTCTTTGGAAATTGTAAGCATGATGATAATCGCTTGGCAAAAGTTGTAAATCTCAGATGCTTCAGGCAGTGCGTCATTCACGCTTCTGGCACTGTCCTGAAATCAGTTACACTTGGTAAGTGACAGGTATTACTTTGCCAGACAGGTATCCCAAACACAATAAAAAAGTTTTGAAATTACTTTGAAAAACAGTGGATTGATTAAAGTGCATGACTCTCTGTCAACACTGTAAAACAGGGCCTAATTTACTCATCAAACCACATTTCGCTTAAAATGTGTAACCGGTAAACTGGCTCTGACTGTCATAATCGATACAGCGATACCGGCGGTGATCACATTGTAGGAATCAGCACCATTCTAAATCCACTCAGTCCCTTTGATCGCTACGTTTTACAGCGGATTCCACCAACCGGCATTTCACCAAAACTCAGCGATGGCACCGGTTATGACATTGATCCAGGCCAGCATCCAGTTCCCGCGCGATCTGCTCCCAGTGATAGCGAGCTGTAATTTTTTTGAGTCTGCCGCGCAGATCCGAAACAGTTGATTCCAATTCTACCGATTTGTCAAGCTGCTGCATTAAAGAGACCAGTGATTCTGTGCTCCCGTCGTAAAAACATTCCGGCGTTTCAGCAAAGATTTCGGGATAGGCCAGGCGTCGCGGCAGCACAGGCAGGCAGCCTGCCTCTACCGCTTCCAGAATAGAAATCCCGAAGAACTCATGGATCGCAGTCGAGACCACCAGGTCTGCGTTCTGCAATACGCTATGGAATTCTGCACGGTCTTCCACAAAGCCCCAGTGATCAATACGGTCTGCAAATTGTGCATTCAGACTGACAAAACATTCGGGAGTTTCGGGGGTTGACTGCCCCAGGACACTCAACCGAAAATCGACTCCTGCCTGATCCAGCAGTTGGATCGCTTCACAAAACTGCTCCGGGTTTTTGTCATATTCCCAGCGGGCCACCCAGAGAATCTGCAGAGTTCCTGATTGCTGTTCACGCGGTGCTGCATCTGTTTTCTGAATTCCCGGTGAGATCACCGCTGCGTTCTGCTCACAATCTTCCAGGGCATCAGTGAATGCGAAATCGGGCATGCGCCGCAGAAAGTTCCGGGACGCCTGGAAAAATTCCTGACGATGAAAGCTGGAATTGAACCAGAGAGAATCTGCAGCCAGCGCTGATTTCAGATTGATGAATCCATACGTCAGATCGCGTGTTTCTCCTTGTGGAATTGGATAGGTCCATTGATTCTCATGGAAGTAAACGATGCGAGGCAACGCCGCGATTTCCGCTGGTACCAGCCCGAGAAAAGCTGTCAGATCAAACATGTCGGTAACAAGTAAGACATCCCAGCGTTCACCCGCAATCAAACGGTTTCGAACTTCTGCGGCCAGCGTCACCGCTGCATGCTGCATCCGCCATTTCCAGTGACGGGCCGGGAGTGTGAGCGAAGTGAACTCATGCTCGCTGTGATCAATCCACTGCGTCAGGAATTCACGATGACTCCCGCCATGATAGGCATTGATTGCCAGAACTCGCATCAATCCATTCTCTTCCCGAATCCAGGCTTAAAACACCTGTAGAAAAAATGCCTGCAGAAACAGACTCCGATGAGACGCAACTGCAGGCATTCTGGTTTGATTAAACGCGTTCCAGAGAGTCCTTTGCAACAGGTCCTGCATGTGAATCCTGCTCCTGTTCGAGGTGCTGGATTCGCAGAATCGCATCATTAAAGGTCGCCAAACAGTTTTCTTCGGTTACTTTTTCAATGATTTTCAGACGAGTCAGGGTGCGTTTGACCTGTGGTCTTGTACCTGTGAAAAAGACCGTCGCTCCCTGATGATGTGCTTTTTCGATGATATCGTCAAGCAGGTAAGCGCCTGACATATCAACCATGGGCACCCGCGCCATGCGGATAATCAGATATTTGTAATCAACCAGCGCGGAAGAAGCCCGGTAAATCGTATCAGAAACACCAAAGAACAGCGGTCCTTCCAGCCGCAGCTTGAGGACTTTCTCTTTGAGTTCTTCCGGCATGGAAACATCTGCGGGCAGTGTGCGGCTCATCTGATTCAGGCTGACCACGTTTTGTTCGTAGGCCTGCCCCAGTTCCTGAACGATGCGTACGAAGGCAATGGTGATGCCGACACCCATCGCGACCAGCAGGTCAACCGAAATCGTCAAAATCAAAACGGTCCAGAAGCAGATCGAATCCATGAACGGCATGCGATGTAATACGGGCAGCACGCGGTAATCAATAATATCCATACCTACTTTGAGCAGAATCCCTGCCAGGCAGGCCATCGGGATATAACTGGCATAAGGGGATAAACCCAGCATCAACGCCAGCAGTACGACACCATGAGTAATGGAAGCCAGGCCGGTTTTTCCCCCACATTTGATATTGGCCACCGTTCGCATGGTAGCTGTCGCGGTGGTGACACCACCCACCAGCCCACAACCGATATTCGCTATTCCCTGACCAAAGATTTCCCGGTCACTATTATGTCGTTCGCTGGTCATGTTATCCGCAACCAGGCAGGTCAGCAGGGAATCAAAAATACAGAGACCAGCTAAAGCGAACGCGCCGCCAATCATATCACCAAAGCGGGAAAAATCCGGAAGATACAAGTGAGGCAGTCCGACCGGCATGGAACCGATATATTCAATATCTTTGAAACCAAATCCGTGCGCAATGCTGGTTCCCACAATCAGCCCCAGTAGTGGTGCCGGCAGCCATTGTTTCTTTGTCACGCGCGGCCAGAGCATAATTGTGAAGAACGTCGCCAGCGAAACAATCAATGCATGCGGTTTTTCATGCATGATGTCATAAGGAATCTGCTTAATGGCTCCCACGACAGAATTTGGCGTAGCAAATCCCAGCATGGGGGGAATTTCGAGCAGGATGATAATCACGCCGATCCCACACATGAATCCTGAAACAACAGAATAAGGTGTATAGTAGATGAAGCGGCCGATTTTCATCAGCGCCAGCGCGATGCAGATTAAACCGCTCAAAAAGACCATCGACATGGCAAAGACCACATCCGGTTCCCCTGTTGCCAGTTTAGTCGCCGCGATAATCGCTGCCAGCTGAACGACTTTCGGACCCGTCGGACCACTGACACCGGTATTGGAACCACCAAATAGACCGACCAGGATGCCCCCGCAGATCGCAGCCCACATACCTGCTTCTGCCCCCAAACCTGAAGCGACACCAAACGCGAGCGCCAGAGGCATCGCGATGACGGCAACTGTGATTCCAGAAAGAATATCGTTCGGCACATTCGTATGCATAATTTTGATATTATGCCACGGGTTAAATTCGTTGATATATTTTGAGAATTGAAATTTGGATTCATTTGAATCAATTTGTGACATCGCGGGCATCCATTATAATGCGTGATCCTGAAATCATTCAGGTGGGATGAAGAAGAAAGCAGCACTCTCTGTTCAAGCAGCTCTTCAAAGTCCAGATGGGACGAAATCAATTCACATACGAAATCGTAAGGGAACTGATCTGAGTGAGCGCAACAGGCAAGTTACCAGTAGTAGCGATATGGGAGCATGGCCGGAATACCGGACAGCATTCAACTGAGGGCGGGAGGTCCGCGAGAGATATGAATCTCATCGCGATCGGACTCTTTCACGCTGAAATCGACATTTTCAGCCAACATGCCCAAAAGGGGCAGAGTGACTGAGAATTCAGCATCCTGAATCAACGTTTCTTCTTCGACCGAGTCTTCACTTTCCTCCAGCTCAAATTCAGCACAGAGCCAGTCAGGATTGGACTCGGGAACATCCAGTAAACTCGAACCGCCTAACAGAAAAACGATGTCCAGTGCAATCACTGTACAGAGCATGAACATCAGGGGCTGGCGGGAATTCTGAAGCATGCATCTATGATATTTTATTTTCTCACTTTGTCAATGACGCGTTTGTGAAGTAACCTGAATTAGGAGTTCTCGACTGATGTTTCGTTTGAGCAACGTTCGTAAGTGCTTAATAACTCTACTCTATCTCATATTTTCTCAGCACACCTGTATTCACAAAGCGCTGGCTTCCTGTGAGAATATGAAAGAGTCTGGCAAAATACGTCCTATATTAAGAGTATGGTCTACCAGGGAAGAATTAACGGTTATCGCCAATAAGGCGTCTCTCGTTCTCCAGAATAGATTCACCTTCCTGACAGAGTTCCACTAAATACAATCAAAATCAAACAGGGCCATCCGCCCTGAATCCCGAAAGCGTGAGGGGCTGATGAATCGTTTATATCGTTATAATCTGTTGCGTTCCTGTCTGGTGATGATCTGCCTGGCCTACTGGATTTCTCCCGGGCTCCAGCCGGCGTCAGCACAGATGAAAGAAGAATTGTGTGACTGTTCTCCGGAATTAACACTTCTGTTGCGGGTCAACGATGTGCGTCGCACGGCAGATCTGGTCACCAAAGCAGGCGGTAAGATTCTCTATGATCCCAACCTGGGAATTGGAAACGATATCCCCTTTCTCGTCGTCAACCTGCCTCCCACCAAACTCAACGATAAAAAATTTATTGATTCGCTGAAGCTCCCTTCGGGTGTAATGGAAGAAATTATCCCCAGCAAAATTGTGCCTCAGGCTGAACCCGCCATTGATTCCGCTGGCTCTGATTCAACCAGCTCTGCAGAACTGCAGGTAGCCCCCGAAGCAGATTTTGATTCGCTGTACGTGCCTCTGGATGACATTAAGGTCCCTGCACTGCGAAAGCGGGTTGCCGGCAAAGGCCTGGGTGAAGACACGATTGTCGCCATTATCGACACCGGTATTGATACCAGTCACCCCGTCTTTCAGGACCGCGTCATTTTCTGGAACGATGCCACTCGGGAAGGTCGTTCGCCACTGACCAGAAGCAGACAGCTGGATGGAAAAATTGAACTGGAGCATAACAAGTTCGTCGCGTTGCCCGAAAAAATCAAAGAGAATGAGTATGTTTTTTCCGGATATATCGACGAGAAAAAGCTGGGATTTCAACAGGGAGACCTCTGGACCACACTCGGCAAAGAGGGAGTCGATATCAATCGAAATGGCACCAAAGATGATAAACTGCTGGTCGTCGTGGGTATCATTCCGAACCCGGAGCTGGCCAAACTGGAAGAAGCCAGCAAGAAAGCAGCAGAAGAACGCAAAGCTGCTGCTGCCAAAGATGAACCCATCCCCGCTGAAAAGCCTGATCTGGAAAAACGGGATCTGACCAAAGAATATGCACTGGCATTTGTCGATGTGGACATGGATGGCAAGTTCAGCAAAGAAGAAGCTGACACCCCCATCATGGATTTCAATTCCGCACGTAAAATGCAGCGGGAAGACCTGAAACCTCCCTATCAGATTATGCTGGAATTTCCTTCTCGTACCAAGCGCATTGCCTACCCACTGTTGTTCCGCCCCAATGCGAAAAAACAGGTCACCGAAATCACCGTCGCTTTCGACCAGCAGTCTCACGGCACCCATGTCGCAGGAATTGTTGCCGGCAGTGGTCTGCAGATTGAAGGCGCCGCCCCGAAAGCCCAACTGATGGCCATCAAGGTCTGCTCAGGTCGCAGTTGTACCGACCAGGCGATTCTACGTGGAATTGTTTCTGCCTTTTTCAATCCGCAGGGTTATGTTCCTGATGTCGTGAATATTTCACTGGGGAGCCACGAAGGTTATGTGAAGCGCCCCTTGAGTATTCTGATTCAGGACCTCTCGGCGAAATTCGGAACGACCTTTTTTATCTCCGCTTCCAATGATGGTCCCGGCTACCGTACAATCAACGGTCTGGGCGGTTCCAGCCCGGCGGTATTTGTCGGTGCCCATGTCTCAGCCAACACCTTACGTGAACACTATCGCCTGGCCGAAGGGGTGAATGCTCCCGAGCATGGACTGCTTTACTTCTCTTCCCTGGGACCTTCCTATACAGGTGAAATGCGACCGAACGTGGTTGCCCCCGGTTCCGCCCTGTCATCGACGCCGCTGAACTCGGATGGCTCCAGCATGTTCAACGGGACAAGTATGTCGTCGCCTATCGCCGCTGGTGCAGCCGCTGCCATGCTGTCTCTGATCAAAGCAGACAAGGAATATGCCAAGGTCCTTGAACGGCAGGAGAAGAAGATTGAAGCCATTCGCAAGAAATCTTCCGACAGCAAATATTCACTGACCTCACTGGCATTAAGCATGCGACTGGCGCTGGAAAACTCCGCCTTGCGAATGAAAGGCTTTACTTACGCGCAACAGGGAGCAGGCCTGATCGATATCGATAAAGCCTACCCGGAATTTTTGAGGCTGGCGAATCTGACGCTGGAACCGAAAAAACAGACTGCCGAATTCAGCATCAATCACTATTCCAAGTTCAATCGTCTGTACGATCGCTCGAATAATATCGAAGCCCACAAACGCGTTGATCTGGATCTGAATATTGACGGCGAAGTGTCCGACCAGGGCAGCCTGTTATTAAAGAACACTCCTGCTATTGTCAAACTGGAAAAAGTGGAAGTACAGGACAGCGATGGGAATGTCACGATTCTGGATGTGAATGGAAAGAACGATAAAGTTCCCTTCTCCATTGCATTACCGGGGAAAGAAGAAGCACAGGGGAACCAGATTTCACTGGTCCTGTCCAACAGCAGTAAATCCTATTTCTACAGCACTCGAAAACGAGACCTGATGGAGAGGGGCAAAACATATCTCGCCTATTACACGGTCACACAGCACGGCGAGCGGGAATTCAGTTTCCTGGACGTCGTCCATAAACCAATCGAGCTCTCAGACCTGAATACGGAAGTCAGTCTGCCCAGCCTGAACCTGCAGGATTCCGAACGGGTCGCCGCTTTTGTTGTACCACAAAAGACGATTTCTGCTGGTGCCTATCATCGCTATCCGATCGCCGTCACACGCCGCGACAGCAGCCTGACTGTAATGCTCGGTTTTGTCGCCAGCAGTTCGGGACGGTTACTGGTCAGTGTCTTTAACCCGGAAGGCGAAGAAATCGGCTATCGGGTGATTCAGCAGACGGCCCAGTTGGGTGGAGACCGTTCAAATGCTTCATTGACAGTCTCTACCAAAGATGAAGGCATCCACGAGGTGGTCGTCAGTACGTTCAGTGGAAACTGGTTGAACGAATCGAAGTATGACCTCCTGATCGAAGCCCAGCGGTTCCGAGTCTCAACAGACGAGCTGAAACTGGCAACCGTTGATTCCGGAAAGGAAGCGGACAAACTCATTACGTTTTCCAATTCCTCCAACCAGGTCAAAAGCATGTCCGCCAGCCTGGGTGGCTTCACCCGGATTGTTCCCCAGGACAATTTTCCAATCCTGGCAAACTATCGCACATTTCGCAAACTGGATATTCCTGAGTGGAGACCGGAGAGTGGTGAAAGCCAGACAACCAGCGTAAGGCTTACCTTCCCTCCTGATGACAAAAAATATGAAGGCTTCAGCGGACGTATTGACCACAGGCTCTATAAAAAAGGCCCGGATGGCAAAATGGTCGAAGCCCATAAAGGGATGTTTTTTGGACGCGGAAAATCGTTCAACAACATTCCCCGACCGGAGCCGGGTAAACCTTATGAAACACTGTATGCTGCCGTCGACACCTATTTCACAGTTCCGAATGACGAAAGCCTGAAAGACAGTCAGGGCACAATCACCCTGGATGCCGCCTTCCCGGGAATACCGGTAAAAATGGACGGTTCCATCGATCTGAAAATTCTGACGGTTGGCAGACCTGATGTGTATATTCTGCAGATTAAGGGCCCCCAGAGACTGATTGACGCCTCCGCTGCGAAAACGAAGCACAGTAATGCATCGGAAGCAATTCTGGAAATCCCGACGCAGATCAATGGAATTTCCAAAATCAAAGTCACCCTGCCGGTGACCGTTACTCCCGATGTCAAATCCACGCTTGCAAAACAGTTGATTCGATCCACAATCAGAATTTCGACAAGTGATTCCCGGATCTCGGACTCCATCCCGATTGAGATCACGCAATAAATCAGCCACCATGTTCAGGCAGGAACTGAGATTTCATGCAGGATCAGCCGCCTCGTATCGGGGCACTACATTCGATTTCATTTGAAGTGGAAAGCAGCCAGACGATTACTTTTTCGTGTGCAGCGGAGATTTCCGTACTCTCCACACCGTCTCTGATTTGGTTTCTGGAACAGGCCGCGTTACAATTTCTGCTACCGTGGCTGGATGAAAAGTCGATCAGCGTTGGCACTCATGTGGACGTGGAGCACCTGGCTCCGACTCCCGTGGGTGCAACCGTGAACTGTACCGCGCAGCTGATCTTTCACGATGGTCCCGTCTATCGCTTCAAAGTGGAAGCGTACGCCGGTGATGAAAAAATCGCGAAAGGCCTGCATTCCCGCCGGATCATTCAAGCCAGTCAGTTAGCACGACGCCTGCAGGCGTTAGAAACCAAAAGCAGAAAGTAAACAACATGATCTTTGTCATTGCCGATATTGAAATCGCAGAAGGTAAACAGGCCGCCTTCCTGGAAGCCTTTCATCAGCTGGTTCCCCTGGTTCACGCAGAAGAAG is from Gimesia maris and encodes:
- a CDS encoding replication-associated recombination protein A, translated to MGLFDRQESGNLEKAKPLAARMRPRSLEEFVGQSHFLGEGKLLRRILAADRIGSLIFYGSPGTGKTSLAELIARQSNRRFEALNAASAGIKEVRAALDRARDELATGGKQTILFIDELHHFSKVQQDVLLPDVESGVVALIGATTSNPFFSLVSALISRSQIFEFQPLTPEEIQTLMQRALQDEKRGLARYNVTVEQDALDFLIEVCDGDARRSLNALEIGVLSLHGSERVFDLDVAQESIQKKAIQYDQDGDAHYDSASALIKSMRGSDPDAALYWLARMIEAGEDPRFLARRIVIAASEDVGNADPTALTLAMSVFNAVEKIGMPEGRILLSQAVTYIATAPKSNASYVAIDEALHDVRNKSLLPVPIHLKDSHYKGASQLGHGEGYQYAHAAEEGWVDQDYLGVEKEYYRPVERGYEATIRKRLDVFKQRRKKTGTDDDIRS
- a CDS encoding tRNA-queuosine alpha-mannosyltransferase domain-containing protein, with the translated sequence MRVLAINAYHGGSHREFLTQWIDHSEHEFTSLTLPARHWKWRMQHAAVTLAAEVRNRLIAGERWDVLLVTDMFDLTAFLGLVPAEIAALPRIVYFHENQWTYPIPQGETRDLTYGFINLKSALAADSLWFNSSFHRQEFFQASRNFLRRMPDFAFTDALEDCEQNAAVISPGIQKTDAAPREQQSGTLQILWVARWEYDKNPEQFCEAIQLLDQAGVDFRLSVLGQSTPETPECFVSLNAQFADRIDHWGFVEDRAEFHSVLQNADLVVSTAIHEFFGISILEAVEAGCLPVLPRRLAYPEIFAETPECFYDGSTESLVSLMQQLDKSVELESTVSDLRGRLKKITARYHWEQIARELDAGLDQCHNRCHR
- a CDS encoding SulP family inorganic anion transporter, with protein sequence MSQIDSNESKFQFSKYINEFNPWHNIKIMHTNVPNDILSGITVAVIAMPLALAFGVASGLGAEAGMWAAICGGILVGLFGGSNTGVSGPTGPKVVQLAAIIAATKLATGEPDVVFAMSMVFLSGLICIALALMKIGRFIYYTPYSVVSGFMCGIGVIIILLEIPPMLGFATPNSVVGAIKQIPYDIMHEKPHALIVSLATFFTIMLWPRVTKKQWLPAPLLGLIVGTSIAHGFGFKDIEYIGSMPVGLPHLYLPDFSRFGDMIGGAFALAGLCIFDSLLTCLVADNMTSERHNSDREIFGQGIANIGCGLVGGVTTATATMRTVANIKCGGKTGLASITHGVVLLALMLGLSPYASYIPMACLAGILLKVGMDIIDYRVLPVLHRMPFMDSICFWTVLILTISVDLLVAMGVGITIAFVRIVQELGQAYEQNVVSLNQMSRTLPADVSMPEELKEKVLKLRLEGPLFFGVSDTIYRASSALVDYKYLIIRMARVPMVDMSGAYLLDDIIEKAHHQGATVFFTGTRPQVKRTLTRLKIIEKVTEENCLATFNDAILRIQHLEQEQDSHAGPVAKDSLERV
- a CDS encoding S8 family serine peptidase, giving the protein MNRLYRYNLLRSCLVMICLAYWISPGLQPASAQMKEELCDCSPELTLLLRVNDVRRTADLVTKAGGKILYDPNLGIGNDIPFLVVNLPPTKLNDKKFIDSLKLPSGVMEEIIPSKIVPQAEPAIDSAGSDSTSSAELQVAPEADFDSLYVPLDDIKVPALRKRVAGKGLGEDTIVAIIDTGIDTSHPVFQDRVIFWNDATREGRSPLTRSRQLDGKIELEHNKFVALPEKIKENEYVFSGYIDEKKLGFQQGDLWTTLGKEGVDINRNGTKDDKLLVVVGIIPNPELAKLEEASKKAAEERKAAAAKDEPIPAEKPDLEKRDLTKEYALAFVDVDMDGKFSKEEADTPIMDFNSARKMQREDLKPPYQIMLEFPSRTKRIAYPLLFRPNAKKQVTEITVAFDQQSHGTHVAGIVAGSGLQIEGAAPKAQLMAIKVCSGRSCTDQAILRGIVSAFFNPQGYVPDVVNISLGSHEGYVKRPLSILIQDLSAKFGTTFFISASNDGPGYRTINGLGGSSPAVFVGAHVSANTLREHYRLAEGVNAPEHGLLYFSSLGPSYTGEMRPNVVAPGSALSSTPLNSDGSSMFNGTSMSSPIAAGAAAAMLSLIKADKEYAKVLERQEKKIEAIRKKSSDSKYSLTSLALSMRLALENSALRMKGFTYAQQGAGLIDIDKAYPEFLRLANLTLEPKKQTAEFSINHYSKFNRLYDRSNNIEAHKRVDLDLNIDGEVSDQGSLLLKNTPAIVKLEKVEVQDSDGNVTILDVNGKNDKVPFSIALPGKEEAQGNQISLVLSNSSKSYFYSTRKRDLMERGKTYLAYYTVTQHGEREFSFLDVVHKPIELSDLNTEVSLPSLNLQDSERVAAFVVPQKTISAGAYHRYPIAVTRRDSSLTVMLGFVASSSGRLLVSVFNPEGEEIGYRVIQQTAQLGGDRSNASLTVSTKDEGIHEVVVSTFSGNWLNESKYDLLIEAQRFRVSTDELKLATVDSGKEADKLITFSNSSNQVKSMSASLGGFTRIVPQDNFPILANYRTFRKLDIPEWRPESGESQTTSVRLTFPPDDKKYEGFSGRIDHRLYKKGPDGKMVEAHKGMFFGRGKSFNNIPRPEPGKPYETLYAAVDTYFTVPNDESLKDSQGTITLDAAFPGIPVKMDGSIDLKILTVGRPDVYILQIKGPQRLIDASAAKTKHSNASEAILEIPTQINGISKIKVTLPVTVTPDVKSTLAKQLIRSTIRISTSDSRISDSIPIEITQ
- a CDS encoding thioesterase family protein gives rise to the protein MQDQPPRIGALHSISFEVESSQTITFSCAAEISVLSTPSLIWFLEQAALQFLLPWLDEKSISVGTHVDVEHLAPTPVGATVNCTAQLIFHDGPVYRFKVEAYAGDEKIAKGLHSRRIIQASQLARRLQALETKSRK